One genomic window of Sulfurovum lithotrophicum includes the following:
- a CDS encoding response regulator produces the protein MNLLNNKNIFSFLIVLVLVVFGAISYQTYFAYNDYQKAEEGKKEVRFVELLSQTVDAIAKERLESANYMGSGGAAAGSELKASREIVDHTVDALESYVRQNTNLKLHDKRIVMVKKKLSKVRNKIDTLGSDYKDIFYTLYHQEIFQPLVGAIRIVVAREEDPAMKAYLSSYTDYLNTSGNVLLEDSGILYVLNGRYPMKDEDLQTWDSLLLHDALPSLKQIPDYDLMKSLASIVSADAYEKIGNPERIKVLYNADTGEYKVTPKEWMKQSEKKTGYLTRAQHILLGTVQVKAEDRGIESKNSLMQYGAGTLFALFVLLVMLIVNHNINKDKQLFDDTLRDIEAVLNKEQQKELQELIDRHDVNNIYRFLVNTIREANQAKDLFLANMSHEIRTPLNGIVGFTQLLKSTNPSPDQEEFITVIENSSDNLLAIVNDILDLSKIKADKIELESIPFNAIEKFESAIESYGARAAEKDIELGVFIDPDLPTPLIGDPTKISQILVNLISNAIKFTSAHGTIDVRMEKTGETEKDVTVKFSVKDTGIGITEEQKGKIFDAFSQADVSTSRKFGGTGLGLAISGKLTAFMGGKLDIDSKEGEGSTFFFSLTLPKGELASVLPRPKMNGFTVAAVLPQKETESLLVRNLHDYVGATDANFVIYSKDELLKEQKNAMPDLLFIDHAYCQHGNELEKYLDLHTRTVLFTTSDKKRQIESLMERIDKIVYKPINLSKTFKALEVVYSEINTADVSRHEEESEKAQFKGLNVLVAEDNTINQKLVLNILNKLGLDVTLANNGEEALHLRQENDYDMIFMDVQMPVMGGIEATKEILVYEEKHRKHHIPIVALTANALQGDREKYIGAGMDDYLSKPLVLEQLIQLLKKYFTNKMVLSESEEEQRPPEEQGTDEEVAAASKADIGREEETVETNNVQEEAVVKAEVPSVEKEELEPVQEEIVMKEEIVIKADILLHHEEPLSSKIYATMLRNLGYSVDIADSTIDFMDKVENNQYRFVLFDADSFMQIHCLIADIVHDAGARPFLFISEKEIGNICCETLGMEPDVEEIREKLEASV, from the coding sequence CGTTTGGAGAGTGCAAACTATATGGGTAGTGGAGGTGCCGCTGCCGGCAGTGAATTGAAAGCCAGCCGTGAAATAGTGGACCATACGGTGGATGCTTTGGAAAGCTATGTCAGACAAAATACAAACCTGAAACTACATGACAAAAGAATTGTCATGGTTAAAAAGAAGCTCTCAAAGGTCAGGAACAAGATCGATACCCTGGGGTCCGACTATAAAGATATTTTTTATACCTTGTATCACCAAGAGATATTTCAACCTCTTGTCGGAGCGATCAGGATTGTTGTGGCGAGAGAAGAAGACCCCGCCATGAAAGCGTATCTTTCCAGCTATACCGATTATTTGAATACCAGTGGTAATGTACTGCTGGAAGACAGCGGGATCCTCTATGTGCTCAATGGAAGATACCCGATGAAGGATGAGGATCTTCAAACATGGGACAGCTTGCTTTTGCATGATGCCCTACCTTCTTTGAAACAAATTCCTGATTATGACCTCATGAAGAGTCTTGCATCGATCGTTTCGGCAGATGCCTATGAGAAAATAGGGAACCCGGAGCGTATTAAAGTGCTTTACAATGCGGATACGGGAGAGTATAAAGTCACGCCAAAAGAATGGATGAAGCAGAGTGAAAAGAAAACCGGCTATCTGACACGGGCACAGCATATTCTGTTAGGGACTGTGCAGGTCAAAGCAGAAGACCGTGGCATAGAAAGCAAAAACAGTTTGATGCAGTATGGGGCGGGAACACTTTTTGCACTTTTCGTACTTTTGGTCATGCTCATAGTCAATCACAACATCAACAAAGACAAGCAGCTCTTTGATGATACCTTAAGAGATATAGAAGCTGTTCTGAACAAAGAGCAGCAAAAAGAGCTGCAGGAGCTTATCGACAGACATGATGTAAACAATATCTACAGATTTCTTGTCAATACGATCCGGGAGGCCAATCAGGCAAAAGACCTTTTCCTGGCAAATATGTCTCATGAGATCCGTACACCGCTGAACGGGATCGTCGGATTTACCCAGCTGTTGAAGTCTACAAATCCTTCACCTGACCAGGAAGAGTTCATTACGGTCATCGAGAACAGTTCAGACAACCTGCTCGCGATCGTGAATGATATTTTGGATCTCTCAAAGATCAAAGCGGACAAGATCGAGCTTGAAAGCATTCCTTTCAATGCTATAGAGAAGTTTGAGTCTGCCATAGAGTCCTATGGAGCCAGAGCAGCGGAAAAAGATATTGAATTAGGTGTCTTTATAGATCCGGACCTTCCTACCCCGTTGATCGGTGACCCGACAAAAATTTCCCAGATACTTGTCAACCTTATCAGTAATGCCATCAAATTCACCAGTGCACACGGGACCATTGATGTTCGTATGGAAAAGACAGGGGAAACAGAGAAAGATGTGACTGTGAAATTCTCGGTCAAAGATACCGGTATCGGTATTACAGAAGAGCAAAAAGGTAAAATATTCGATGCCTTTTCCCAGGCGGATGTCAGTACCAGCAGAAAATTCGGCGGTACAGGCCTGGGGCTTGCCATTTCCGGAAAATTGACCGCGTTTATGGGCGGTAAACTTGATATTGACAGTAAAGAAGGAGAAGGCTCGACATTCTTTTTCTCTTTAACTCTGCCAAAAGGTGAACTTGCTTCAGTGCTGCCAAGACCAAAAATGAACGGCTTTACTGTAGCGGCGGTACTGCCGCAGAAAGAGACAGAGAGTCTTTTGGTACGCAATCTTCATGACTATGTGGGTGCGACAGATGCAAATTTTGTGATTTACAGCAAGGATGAATTGCTCAAAGAACAGAAGAATGCAATGCCTGACCTTCTTTTCATAGACCATGCATATTGTCAGCATGGCAACGAACTTGAAAAGTATCTGGATCTTCATACAAGAACGGTACTCTTTACCACAAGTGACAAGAAAAGACAAATTGAATCACTGATGGAGAGGATCGACAAGATCGTCTATAAACCGATCAACCTTAGCAAAACGTTCAAGGCACTTGAAGTTGTTTACAGTGAGATAAATACTGCAGACGTATCACGCCATGAAGAAGAGAGTGAAAAAGCACAGTTCAAAGGTCTTAATGTATTGGTAGCCGAAGACAATACGATCAACCAAAAACTCGTTTTGAACATTCTGAACAAACTTGGGTTGGATGTGACGCTTGCCAACAATGGAGAAGAGGCACTGCATCTGCGTCAGGAGAATGACTATGATATGATCTTTATGGATGTGCAGATGCCCGTGATGGGAGGGATCGAAGCGACAAAAGAGATCCTAGTATATGAAGAGAAGCACCGTAAACATCATATTCCTATTGTTGCACTGACAGCGAATGCACTGCAGGGAGACAGGGAGAAGTATATCGGCGCAGGGATGGATGACTACCTTTCCAAACCGCTTGTACTTGAACAGTTAATACAACTGTTGAAGAAGTATTTCACAAATAAGATGGTGCTTTCCGAGAGTGAGGAAGAGCAAAGGCCCCCAGAAGAACAAGGCACGGATGAAGAAGTAGCGGCAGCATCCAAAGCAGATATAGGTAGAGAGGAAGAAACAGTTGAAACAAACAACGTGCAGGAAGAAGCAGTAGTTAAGGCTGAAGTACCTTCTGTCGAGAAAGAAGAGCTAGAGCCAGTGCAAGAAGAGATCGTTATGAAGGAAGAAATCGTCATAAAGGCTGATATACTGTTACATCATGAAGAGCCTTTGTCATCAAAAATATATGCAACCATGCTTCGAAATCTGGGCTACAGTGTAGATATAGCGGACTCAACCATAGACTTTATGGACAAAGTGGAGAACAACCAGTACCGCTTTGTACTCTTTGATGCCGATTCATTTATGCAGATACACTGCCTGATAGCCGATATCGTGCATGATGCAGGTGCAAGACCTTTCCTTTTCATTTCTGAGAAAGAGATCGGGAATATATGCTGTGAAACATTAGGTATGGAGCCTGATGTTGAGGAGATAAGGGAGAAGCT